A stretch of DNA from Oryza brachyantha chromosome 4, ObraRS2, whole genome shotgun sequence:
tctataaaaattaattttcacatACGGTCAAGTTAGCATGTCCtcatattgaaaatatatttctcaCTTTCCGGATTTTCAAGAATCAATCATTTGTGAGGAGAGAAGAAAACCTGGTTTCTTATGAACCAAAAAATCTCTGTCCAGGCCTTTTGTTGAGGCTTGTTGGGCCAGACCAAACTTGGTCCAAGGCAtaccccccaccccccctttttttttgcccccTCAAATCTACTTGAGCTGAACATCCTCCCAAGTCCCAAGCAACCTCAGCCATGGACCCATGCctctcaaacaaaaaaaaaagaaaagaaaagaaaaaaagaaagccatGGACCATTGGCCCAATGGTCATAGCTTGAGCTGTAGGGGATGAGAATGTAGAGGTATACATCTCACTCCCAACTAGATCAAAGTTGGGTGATGtgttattatttattgataaaacaCTACTAGTTTTGTTAGAATATTTCACGCTAGTTCCTCGCGTATTTTCTCTATTTGAGAAATTAATGCCGGATTATCACATGCAAGTAACTACTTGCTTCATGTTAATTATTGTCTGTGCGTTATTTTCTACTAGCAAAAGTTCTGACATGACAAACAAACCTTAGACTGGACTCCCTAACCAGAGTGGCTCAGAATAGAGAAGAGTTCATATAGCTAAAATTGATGAATTATCTAATGtttataataactatttaagaGTATAAACAAGTGAATTACCTTGTACAATGTCTTTTCTagaaaattaaagtatttaaaaaattatatagaaacatTTTATACGAAATATACCGCTTAGAAGCTTAATGGATTATGCCTGAGTGAAAATCCACCGAATCAGAAAAGAACACGACCAAACTGAGATAACAGGAAATCCTCGATGTTGATTAATTTTCTGTTGAAACCCATTTAAGCCGCCGATCTATCACTGGCAACTAATGATTCCAAATATGCATTTCCTTGAAATTAAGgaataattttattcaaaagcaGCACGGCGGCATGGCAATTTAGAATCATCCAAAGCAATACAATAATCCAACATGGTGATCGAGAGCATCATGAACTTAGCCGGCGTGTGAGATGATCACACCATtaccatatatatgtagtacGATCTGGCCGTCAAGATCAATCATCATCCATTAATTGGTGGCCTCCATGCATCTGTATTTAATTTCAATGCTCAGTTAACTACGGCCTGAAAGAGATAGACATATTAATTGTTAATCTGCACGGGACcaagaataataataatgacatCGATCTGGAGCTGCACATGATTAAAGGAAAACAGATTAACCTAAAAGTTGTTCATGCGCGCCGTCAGCTAACCTTGATTCAGATTcggcgcgcacacacacacattgaGTTCCCAATCTTACAGTAATGCGATGGATTTCTCTTCATGTTGCCTGACGATAATAGTCTAATCAGGGGCTAGCTAGGCCAACTAAGCttagagtaattaattaaagtagTAAAACGaagctactttttttttcttctcttctcatcACTCAGAAATAACGTAGGGACCAACTATGCATAGGGTGCGCACTAATGATCTGCAATTAATCTGAATACATGCTTGTGTTAATTTATAGTTCAATCACAGCTGATACAGTACTCACTCAGGTGAAGCTTCCTTAATTAAGTGCTTCATCAAGATTCAACAAGATACTTGCACCTGCAAACCTTGAGAGTTCAGTCTGTCACTGTGGTCACATTAAAGCCCATCATTAGACCCACAATGCAGCCGAGCTATGTTAATCATCATCTTGTACCTCCCTGCCTTGATTATTTTCTGCTTAAGCCCCAAATGATTTGAGGCTATCTTTTAGAGTAACAAAATCATTCCTTTATGGTTGAAACCAAAGAAATGATCTCAGCGGCTAATTTATCTACCCTACCCTACAGTGCATCAATAGGATTTACTCATTGGACAAATCCAACGGTTGATATCAACTGCTTCAGATCAGACGACTCACGTTTCATCTATCCTCTTTCCGTTTATCGGCTTCCCAAATTATGCTCACATTCCATCTATCTTCCCCACATTAAATCTCATGCAttaagtttgaatttttaaactatcaatttattttttttaaactacatAGAACAcatgcaataaatattttctagaaattagatgatcacttaatatttaattaaatatcttttcatgtaatatataaagacacaaaaattatttttaaactcataataaatttaaactcgagAGTTGCACGGTTGTTTTATactttttgatatatacaatgttagcaaattttcatttattataggAAGACCGAAAGTTATGTGATGCAACTCATGTTTATATGAAGTAgtttacattaaatttagttttatagaattcaaattttatgttaatatcagataatatgaataaattgtttaattaaaattatctttgtAATATATGAACTTTGTATTGTAGTGTTTctgaaattagtgtatcaattATCCTTGCAATTTGTTGATATTGTAGTGATTCTGAAATTAGTAATtacatgttttataattactattcaaacttgaaaactcttaatttattataatatggtccaatctataattaattatgcaaagtTATAATAGTCATCGTTAACTGACTGTTTGCTGCTATTTTGTCatgtttaaataatcaaatgaacaaatgcttgatatataaacaaattcgaatgttttgtttatatatgattgcattaaaataaatctataatatattatttatattattaaattgtaAATTAGACCATAGCGTTAACACAGGTATATTGCTAGTGAGTAATAgttcaaataatcaaatgaacaaatgcttgatagacaaacaaattcgaatgtttggtttatatatgattgcattaaaatgaatctataatatattatttatattattaaattgtaAATTAGACCATAGCGTTAACATAGGTATATTGCTAGTGAGTAATAGTtcgaacataaaaaaaaaacttttgaaaTTCCAAAAGGAATTCTTCAAAAAATCGACTTATAGATCAAGGGTTTTCTGGCAAGGTGATAGTCATAGAAAAAAGTATAGATTGACGCAATGGGATATTATATGCCAACCAAAAGACCAGGGTGGGCTTGGTATTCAGAATTTGGAAATACAGAATCAATGTTTGTTAAGTAAATGgttgtttaaattaattaatgaagatGGTGTTTGGCAAAAACTACTTCGGAAGAAATATTAGAATATTCAAACGATAACATGAGTTACTAAAAAACCTGGAGATTCTCACTTTTGGTCAAGTCTCATGAAGGTCAAAgaaaaatttcttaattttggAAATTTCCAAGTGAATGATGGGACACAAGTAAGATTTTGGGAGGATAAATGGGTTGAAAATCGTCCTTTCAAAGATCAATATCCATctttatataatattgttcGCAGGAAAGGGGCTTCCGTAGCAATTATGAGTTTTGTTCCGTTAAATGTTTCGTTTAGAAGATCTTTAGTCGGACAATAATTTAGCCAGTTGGTATAACTTAGTTGCTAAAATTGTACATATTCGTCTGAATGAtcaaaaagatatatttaaatgGGGTCTCCATCAAAATAGACAATTTTCTGTCCATTCTATGTATTTAGCACTTATTAATAATGGTATTAGAGAtacaaataaacatatttagaATTTAAAGTTGCCCCTAAAGATTAAGATCTTTTTGTGGTATCTTTATAACGGGTGGTTTTAACAAAGGATAATTTAGCAAGACGGAATTGGTAGGTGATAAGACGTGTTATTATTCTTCTAATGAAGAAACTATACAACATCTTTTTTCGATTGTCATTTTGCTAAATTCCTATGGAGAGTCGTTAACGTATCTTTTAGGTTGAATATACCAACAAGTTTTACTCATATGGGTGGAGGATGGTTGAATGGAGTTCAATCAAATATTGCAAAAACAATTCGAGTAGGGGCATCTGCTTTATGTTGGGCTCTTTGGTTGAGTAGAAATGATATGGTTTTTGATAAATCTTTAactaaaacatatatgcagGTATTATTCAGGGCAACATATTGGTGCCGGTTTTGGGCGCAACCGCAAAAGTTTGACGATACCAAGGAGTTGATCTACGATGCATGCCGGAAGCTTGAATCTACCGTCATGCAAATCTTTGTGAATTTCGGCTAGAGATTTAGCAACATGATTTCttcttgatttgttattcTCTAGCTTGTTTATGTTTAGAGTCTATGGTCCAGAGATTTGGTCAATCTGGTGTTGCCCTAATATGTGAACCTCCGACTGTAATAAGTCACTGTAGCTTCTTTTGAAGTCAAAACCAGATtatccattatcttaaaaaaccACCAGAATTGTTAACCAGGATGAGAGAGGAGCAAAGGATTGTTAACTAGAAAACATCatcgcaaaagaaaaaaaccacaTTAACCagttcttttattattattgatatGTGGGACCTTTAGTTCCaccgtcttttttttcttgacataGAAGTACATGGGGTGATTGGAAATGTCAAACgtccatatttataaataaaaaataatttatgaataaaaatttaatatatatatatatatagataggtGTGTGTCTATGTTCTCAGCGAGataaaacaagactagaaaataaaatacgataaaaaaacttcaaaatatactctaaatttacaattaaaaaaataatttttagccTATTAGCATAATCAAAAGCGAGAAGATGAGGCTAAGATTATGGTCTTATGGGTCGTTGACAAATAcgacctccgtcccaaaataaacgaatttctgtgttttttagaatttttgactctttatcttatttgaaattttttatgattaatatttttattgttactacatgataaaacataaatagtactttatatgtgactaatttttttcaatattttaataaatttttcaaataagacggatgatcaaacgctcGACCTAAAAATTCTAgatatcttttttttgggacggagcAGTAGGTGCTATGGTCCCAtggtaccattttttttaaaaaaaaaaaacagagaggcAATGCTAGATTCATCTTCTACCACCAACACTCTTTTTaaaggtgtatatatattagaacACATAAACTTCAGAGCGGGAATGGCAGTAACAAAGCtttactttataaataaattttgcaaggaaaaaataaattatattaaatgaaaaacggagaaaaaataaaaatactacatGAAGCAGTGTTTATAAAAAGGGCGTGTGTGTTGCCAGTCCCCTCCACGTCTCttctccagcagcagcagcagcagccatggccgccggcgtGAGGAACATGCTCatcgccttcctcctccctctcccctccctcctcttcttcttcacctTCGTCCGCCCCTCCAACCAGGACAGCAGGAGCACGGTGTCGTCGTGGTGCGCCGCCCAccccctcctcgtcgccaACCTCGTCTTCCTCTTCAACGTCGACCTCCTCTTCTGGCTCATCGGCAATCTCCTCTCCAACCACTGGGTCagtcctccctccctcttctTCCATTCGCTTCTCCATTCCCCTCTCTCTGTCTGCTCTAGTGTTTGACTGTGTGCTccgctgcctgcctgcccgcCCGCAATGTGCTTGACGAAATGCCAGCTGATCGATCTTTACTGGACCGTCATCCCGGTGATGCTTCTGCACTACTACAGGGCCCAcccggccgccgtggcggACGCGGCGAGGTCGGCTGTGGCGGTGGCGCTCACCTGGGTGTGGAGCGCCAGGCTCACGCACAACTACCTGAGGAGGGAAGGGTGGCAGTGGGGCAAGAGGGAGGACTGGAGGTTCGCCGAGATGCGGGGCCAGTACGGCGACGCGTGGTGGTGGATGTCCCTGGTCGCCGTCTACCTCTCGCAGCAGGTGTTCCTCATCGGCGTCTGCCTCCCGATGTACGCCATCCACTCCAGCGACCACCCATGGGGCGCCTGGGACGTCCTCGCCACAGTGGCCTGCGTCGCCGGCATTGCCATCGCGCACTTCGCCGACACCCAGCTGCACAGGTTCGTGGCCACCAACGAGAAGCTGAAGAAGGTGGGTGAGCCGACGGTGGCGACCCTGGAGGAGGGGCTGTGGCGGTACTCGCGGCATCCCAACTACTTCGGGGAGCAGCTGTGGTGGTGGGGACTGTACCTCTTCGCCTGGAACGTGGGGCAGCCATGGATGCTGGTCGGGCCTCTTGTGAACAGCATGTGCCTGGGCTATGTCACCGTGCTCGTGGAGCGGCGCATGGTGAAGCAGCAGCACCGAGCAGAGGCCTACAAGCTCTACCAGAAGACCACCTCTGTGTGGATCCCCTGGTTCAGGAAGCCACTCCCTCAGGCTcagcccaccaccaccaccaactaAATTGCTCTCTCTTTCTCATTCTCTTCAAGTCTTCATTATTATCTGTGTTTGGTTGCTCCTTCCTGTATGTCGTGTTCTTTGTGATTTTTCATCTCTTGTCGTGTAATTAACTATTTGTATAATCTGTAACTTGTATCATCGTCACCTGTCAAGGTGTGAATTTACGGTGTTCCCGACATTAATATCTCTTCTGTGTAATGTCaacactaaaattaaaatgataatGAGGGAGGGCTGTGTTGCTAGAGAGTGGATTCACTGATAGCTGGATGTTTGATGCAGGACAATCTGTCAATCAAAtggcaaaaataaaagaatttcaATTGACAGTCAGGCTAGGATACTAAATCCAAGCTTGATCTGGTCTCAAGGTGATGCCACAAATGATGAGAACATTGCTCTTCAGATTTATAGCGAATGCAAGGACGTATATCTATGTACTCATTTAGTGTGCATCAGATTAGTCACTAAAAAatgctccttttccttttgataAACAAGCAGCTGGTTATCTGGCAACATGATGATCCACACAGATAATACGACCGTTGATTTGGATATGGAACTATGTAAGGATGctgcatatattaatattatgtCAGCCTTCCCGTTGCTTGTAGCTTGTTCCATAGAGTTGTTAGAGTGCTGCAAGAATGCCGCCAGCAGCCATTGCCTCTACCGATCCGCTTGTTCATCCTTTTCCAACCTCCTAGCAAAAGGCCTTCATTATTTGCTCATGCAAAACAGAGTTCTGAAGCATAAAGAAAAAGTCATCGGCAATCAATCAAtcttaatattttcatttcatatttgatTATAGAAAATGCAAACAGCATGACTTGGCCATGGCCATGTGGCCCATGTTGAATGATCAGCAACGTGGAGGTGAAGGATTCACATCTCAAGTACAAAAATAGGCATAACTTCtcaatatgtaaaaaaaaaattagaaatccACAAGGCACTCTATCTCAATCTTTGTACTACTGATCACATGATAGATGAGCAGAGAATGCAGATTGCTCACACAAAAATCACAATGAAACAGCCAAGCAATACTAAGCATCGTCAAGTAACCAAGTAAATGCAGATCACAtataagaaaagagaaaaaatgaactaGAGGTAGCATAAGTAAAATGTGTTAAAGAGCAGATACGGAtctaagccaactataaacatattttaaagagataaaagtgatagagaagagaagtgagctactaattgtAGCCAGCTACAACACATTCTCCAAAACAcagtgtgtatgatatgtgggaccatgtattaatgttttataggtaaatattatatgagttagctataaaattaactatagataaattgaagttAGCAGTTGATTATACTATTGACTTGCTCTATAGGACAAGGAGCAGTAGTACTAATTAACAGGAGGGTGCAAAGGTGAGGAGAGCGAGTGGTTGAATCATGTACACGTTTGGCGTACTCCTTCCATTGGGCGAGACGAGACGCGAGAGGTCATCCGCAAACATCCGACTCATCGTAATCATGTACACTGTTCATTCAGTTGAGTGAACAGTTAAGTTACTCAAGAGAGATTATTCTACGATTGA
This window harbors:
- the LOC102710865 gene encoding uncharacterized protein C594.04c; amino-acid sequence: MAAGVRNMLIAFLLPLPSLLFFFTFVRPSNQDSRSTVSSWCAAHPLLVANLVFLFNVDLLFWLIGNLLSNHWLIDLYWTVIPVMLLHYYRAHPAAVADAARSAVAVALTWVWSARLTHNYLRREGWQWGKREDWRFAEMRGQYGDAWWWMSLVAVYLSQQVFLIGVCLPMYAIHSSDHPWGAWDVLATVACVAGIAIAHFADTQLHRFVATNEKLKKVGEPTVATLEEGLWRYSRHPNYFGEQLWWWGLYLFAWNVGQPWMLVGPLVNSMCLGYVTVLVERRMVKQQHRAEAYKLYQKTTSVWIPWFRKPLPQAQPTTTTN